ATATCGACCGTCAGATTGGACGTGAGCTGGAAAACTGGGGGCCGAGATTTGCCGGTCAGCAGGTACTTGACTATGATGGCAAAATGACCACCTACCAGGCGTATCCCAATAACTACCTCGATGCATTCCAGACAGGAAAGGGGAGTATCACCAGCGTGGCTATTGATGGAGGTTCGGAAAGATCTACCTTCCGTTTTTCCTATAATCGTAATAAGGCAACAGGGATCAATTTAAAGAATGAGCTCGAAAAGAATGCTTTTAACCTTCGCGCCACGCAAAACCTGAACAAATTTCTGGTGGCAGACGTGACAGCCGATTACACCACAACCGAAGGAAGCAACCCGCCCAACCTTTCTTTGAATAACTACATCTGGACTTTTCCGCGTAACTATGATACCAACTACTGGAAACAGCGTGCCAACTATGTGGGGTATAACGGAGGACTGCGCAACCCGGGTGACGTAAACGAACCTAACAAAGTGCCTGGTGCAGACTATTGGTTCAATATTTTCGAAAACGATTATCTCCAGAAGGAGCAGATGCTGAGAGGCCGGCTGGCGCTGACGGCCACCGTTACCGACTGGTTAAAATTACAGGTGGAGGGTAACATCAATAACCTGTATACCAAAAACGAAGCCAAAGAATTGGGAACCGGAGTGAATTTTACCGGTGGTAAATATGGCCTCGGACATACCACCAAAGAAACGAACTTCTTGAAATGGATGGCCATTTTTAACAAGCAGATCACCAAGGATATTGATTTCAGCGGTTACATTGGAGGAGAGCAACAGAAGTACAATACATCCTATAACTATTCGGAAACTGCCGGAGGGTTGACTTACCCTGGTAATTTCTTCCTTGCCAACTCGGTCAATTCACAGGTATCAAAAGGAGGTGTGAAAACCCGCCGGACCTATCGTTCACTTTATGCGAGTGCCGACCTGGGCTGGAGAGATCAGGTGTTTTTACAGGCAACCATTCGGAATGACTGGTCGTCCGCTCTGACCTATAAAAACGGGTCAGGTAATAATTCATACGCCTATCCTTCCGTGGCCCTGTCCTGGGTGTTTTCTCAGACCTACCATGCTTCCTTGCCTCAATGGCTGACCTATGGTAAGCTGCGTGGAAACCTGGCTGCTCTGGGTGGTGATGTCGATCCTTTTATATTAAACCCAGGTTTTTCTTTTAGTGGTTATACCAATGCGGGAGGTTTGGGAGACCAGCCTATGTCAACTTATAGCGCTAATTCTACCCTGCAGCCTAATCTGAAGCCATTACGTAAGATATCCAAGGAAATTGGTCTTGAATTGAAAACATTCAATAACCGCCTGGGAATTGACGTTTCGGTTTACCGTGATAACTCCCGCAACCAGCCGCTGCCGATCTCAACGGACATTACTTCAGGTGTGAACAGCATCCTGATCAACGCTGGTAATATTCAGAATACCGGTATTGAAATCGCTCTTGATGCGACACCCGTTCAGGTGGGTGACTTTAAGTGGAACACCATGGTTACTTTCTCACGCAACCGTAATAAAATCGTTGAACTTTATGGTGACCGTGAATATTACGCCCTTGAGAGCGAAGGCAACGGATCCAACGATTTGATTCCTTACGCCAAAGTGGGTGGAGCATACGGTGTGATCCGCACCAAAATAGCCGCCAAAAGATTTAATGCTGTAGACGCTGGCGGAAGTACAGTTAATGACCCCAGAAACGGGATGGCAGTGTTGTCGTGGAGAGGTGATGCACGCGCGGCATTTCCGGCACGCAGCAATGAGTGGAAGGATGTAGGTGATATAAATGCTAAGTTCCGCGGAGGCTGGGACAATACCTTTACTTACAAGAGATTGTCATTGAATGTGCTTTTGGATGCCAAAATCGGCGGCGATATGATCATTACCTCCCTGCGTTACGGAACACACACAGGTATCTTCACCAACAGTCTCAAAGGGCGTGATGCTGCAAACGGAGGTATTACATGGACCAGCAAATTCGATGGCAAAACGTATGATGATGGTATTCTTCCGGAAGGTGTTTTCGATGTAGGACAGACAATCACGCAGGCAGATGGGAGCTCGGTTAATGTGGGTGGCATGACTTTCAAAGAGGCATACGAAAAAGGATATGTAGAGCCTACGCACTTACCCCAGTACATGTATCGTTACGGTTCCTTCTCAACGGCGGTGGGTGACTACTGGATTTCAAAGAATTCGTGGATTTCACTGCGTCAGGTATCGTTAAGTTATCAGGTTCCTCAGTCCATCTGTAACAAGATAAAACTGAACAACCTTTCCGTTAACCTGATTGGCCGTGACCTATTGTATCTGTACAATACATTACCATTGAATTTCAACCCTGCTTCTAACTATTCTAACAGTACTGCGATCCAGAAGGAAGTGGGTTTTATACCACCGATGACCCGTTCGCTTGGTGTTACCCTGCGTGCTGGTTTTTAATGAGTTAGTTCTGAAGTAATAGTGTACTTAATGACATTCGAAATAATGAAACATAACATAAAGAAATGGATTGCAGGGACCACGCTTTTGGCGGGTTTACTGATAAATTCTTCCTGCGAAAATAACTTCGGAGATATCAATTCCGATCCGAGCATTGTAACCAATCCGGACCCTAAATATCTTTTCACTTATTCACTTAACAGCCTCGAATCTTATCAGGGAGCTGAGTGGATATGGGAAAATCTGGAACAGCTGCTGCGTTTTTCCCAGCACCTTACTACGGATCCCTATGAATTGTCTACCAACATCAATTCCAGGTATTCGGCCTATTATTCCAATATCCTTCCCAACCTGGTGCAGATCAGAAAACTGATTGATGCCAAAGCGGATAAGGACCGTTACCAGAAAATGAGAGCAGCTACTTACGTTGTGGCCATTTTACAAGGCTTACGGGTAACAGATATGGACGGTTCGATACCGTATCTGACTGCGATTGAAGGACGTGATGCCGGGAATTATACCCCTGAGTATGATTCTCAAAAAGTACTCTATGATACATGGCTTACTGAGCTGACGGATGCGGTGACTACTCTTACTGCTTCGTCCACAGATCAGGAAAGTTATGGTAACGCTGATATTTTTTATCACAGCGACTGGACGAAATGGGCCAAACTTGCCAATACACTTAAGTTGCGCATAGCCGTTCGTTATGAAAATCAGGACAAAGCCAAAACCCAGCAGATTTTTAAGGACGTAATGGGAAGTTCAGTTGGTCCTATTGTTGACGACGCAGATCAGTTTGTTTACCTTGATCCGGATCACAATCCGATCGGTGGAGACGTGGATTACCGTAGTATCCGTTATGCGACCAAGTCCATCATCACTTTCCTGAAATCTACTAATGATCCGAGGCTGCCAATTTATTTCAGTCCGAATGATTTAACGCCTGAGGCGCTCACAAATCTGGCCACCACCGGACAGGCCCTGCCTGCCTTTATCAATGCGGCTGACCCATTGATCCGCTATCAGGGTGGCCCTGCCGACTGGACTACGGATCCTACGACTGCTGCATTTTATAAAAACCCGCTGAACGCCGGTACCAACAAGTATGTTGTGATGTCTACCATCAACAAAAACTTCTTTGCGCCACGTCGTAATGGAGCCACGGGTACCTTTGTGGACAACATGGTAACAAGCGCTGAAACCTGCTTTTACATTGCGGAATTTATTCAGAAAGGGTATGGTGCTGGTGTGAATACCAATGGTACTGCCGAAGACTGGTATAAAAAGGGAGTTACTTCTTCTCTGAAAAACATGAATGCAATCGCCGTTTCGGCGCAATCAACCACAGGCTTGGTTGCCGCCACAGCGGATGCCCAGATTGCGGCTTACCTGGCTCAGGATAAAGTGAAGTTTAATGGGGTGAATAACCTGGAGCGTATTTATGTTCAGCAATATCTGAATTTCATGCGCCT
This portion of the Dyadobacter sp. CECT 9275 genome encodes:
- a CDS encoding SusC/RagA family TonB-linked outer membrane protein — encoded protein: MKKRFLWLPEISGKLLFLFLLGSCLMAQAQTIKVSGKVTSAVDNSVLVGITVLVKGTNNGTTTNGEGEYTINAPANATLAFSFVGFEKQEISVDNRSVINVVLKEDNQQLGEVVVTALGIKREKRQLGYSVTEVAGAKLAATNEVSPISALQGRVAGVQIDQGAGGLMGNTKIIIRGNSTLGTNNQPIFVVDGIILDNDVYDPSANGSGSRDFGNALKNLNMEDFESVSVLKGSAAAALYGTRAINGVVLITTKKGTQRKGLGVNVSQTFTAQKPYRGPDFQNQYGGGTVGAFFTDTRDPNYKPDESWTTKVFPTNSNGQPYIDRQIGRELENWGPRFAGQQVLDYDGKMTTYQAYPNNYLDAFQTGKGSITSVAIDGGSERSTFRFSYNRNKATGINLKNELEKNAFNLRATQNLNKFLVADVTADYTTTEGSNPPNLSLNNYIWTFPRNYDTNYWKQRANYVGYNGGLRNPGDVNEPNKVPGADYWFNIFENDYLQKEQMLRGRLALTATVTDWLKLQVEGNINNLYTKNEAKELGTGVNFTGGKYGLGHTTKETNFLKWMAIFNKQITKDIDFSGYIGGEQQKYNTSYNYSETAGGLTYPGNFFLANSVNSQVSKGGVKTRRTYRSLYASADLGWRDQVFLQATIRNDWSSALTYKNGSGNNSYAYPSVALSWVFSQTYHASLPQWLTYGKLRGNLAALGGDVDPFILNPGFSFSGYTNAGGLGDQPMSTYSANSTLQPNLKPLRKISKEIGLELKTFNNRLGIDVSVYRDNSRNQPLPISTDITSGVNSILINAGNIQNTGIEIALDATPVQVGDFKWNTMVTFSRNRNKIVELYGDREYYALESEGNGSNDLIPYAKVGGAYGVIRTKIAAKRFNAVDAGGSTVNDPRNGMAVLSWRGDARAAFPARSNEWKDVGDINAKFRGGWDNTFTYKRLSLNVLLDAKIGGDMIITSLRYGTHTGIFTNSLKGRDAANGGITWTSKFDGKTYDDGILPEGVFDVGQTITQADGSSVNVGGMTFKEAYEKGYVEPTHLPQYMYRYGSFSTAVGDYWISKNSWISLRQVSLSYQVPQSICNKIKLNNLSVNLIGRDLLYLYNTLPLNFNPASNYSNSTAIQKEVGFIPPMTRSLGVTLRAGF
- a CDS encoding SusD/RagB family nutrient-binding outer membrane lipoprotein, yielding MKHNIKKWIAGTTLLAGLLINSSCENNFGDINSDPSIVTNPDPKYLFTYSLNSLESYQGAEWIWENLEQLLRFSQHLTTDPYELSTNINSRYSAYYSNILPNLVQIRKLIDAKADKDRYQKMRAATYVVAILQGLRVTDMDGSIPYLTAIEGRDAGNYTPEYDSQKVLYDTWLTELTDAVTTLTASSTDQESYGNADIFYHSDWTKWAKLANTLKLRIAVRYENQDKAKTQQIFKDVMGSSVGPIVDDADQFVYLDPDHNPIGGDVDYRSIRYATKSIITFLKSTNDPRLPIYFSPNDLTPEALTNLATTGQALPAFINAADPLIRYQGGPADWTTDPTTAAFYKNPLNAGTNKYVVMSTINKNFFAPRRNGATGTFVDNMVTSAETCFYIAEFIQKGYGAGVNTNGTAEDWYKKGVTSSLKNMNAIAVSAQSTTGLVAATADAQIAAYLAQDKVKFNGVNNLERIYVQQYLNFMRLPTEAFTFVRRTGYPKNSSTYYPRDAFKESIPRRYWIDEPALGTNNANWLKAQQEQGFTPGDRSVQALSTQRLWFDKTSPDFGAGI